The following proteins are encoded in a genomic region of Cellulomonas sp. ES6:
- a CDS encoding MBL fold metallo-hydrolase: MRLVVVGSAGSFPGPDSAASSYLVQAEGPDGEGGTRTWSVLLDLGNGALGPLQRHLEPATLDAVAISHLHADHVADVVVLGVMLRYDPRGCRTAPLPLFGPDGTAERLAQLSGHDPATDTGAHLALRTWRAGEAVRVGPLTIEPVPVEHPVPAFGFRVSGPSSVHPGRTVTLGYTGDTDECPGLDAIARDADLLLAEAAYLESSDAPRGVHLTGLRAGRAAQRGRARRLLLTHLVAWNDPRASLAEAAGAYDGPLDLARPGTVVDL, from the coding sequence ATGAGGCTGGTCGTCGTGGGCAGTGCCGGGTCGTTCCCGGGCCCGGACTCCGCCGCGTCCAGCTACCTGGTCCAGGCCGAGGGCCCGGACGGCGAGGGCGGCACCCGCACGTGGAGCGTGCTGCTCGACCTCGGCAACGGCGCGCTCGGGCCCCTGCAGCGGCACCTGGAGCCGGCGACGCTCGACGCGGTCGCGATCAGCCACCTGCACGCCGACCACGTCGCCGACGTCGTCGTGCTCGGCGTGATGCTGCGCTACGACCCGCGGGGCTGCCGCACGGCGCCGCTGCCGCTGTTCGGTCCGGACGGCACCGCCGAGCGCCTCGCGCAGCTCTCCGGCCACGACCCGGCCACCGACACCGGCGCGCACCTGGCGCTGCGCACGTGGCGGGCGGGCGAGGCCGTCCGGGTCGGTCCGCTGACGATCGAGCCCGTCCCCGTCGAGCACCCCGTGCCCGCGTTCGGGTTCCGGGTGTCCGGCCCGTCGTCCGTCCACCCGGGCCGGACCGTCACGCTCGGGTACACCGGCGACACCGACGAGTGCCCGGGGCTGGACGCGATCGCCCGCGACGCGGACCTGCTGCTCGCGGAGGCCGCGTACCTGGAGTCGTCGGACGCCCCCCGCGGCGTGCACCTCACGGGGCTGCGCGCCGGACGTGCCGCGCAGCGGGGCCGCGCGCGCCGGCTGCTGCTCACCCACCTGGTCGCCTGGAACGACCCGCGGGCCAGCCTCGCGGAGGCGGCCGGCGCGTACGACGGGCCGCTCGACCTGGCCCGGCCGGGCACGGTCGTCGACCTCTGA
- the rph gene encoding ribonuclease PH yields the protein MTTEPTTSTSAVPATPRADGRTPDALRPIAITRRYLDAGEGSVLVEFGGTKVLCVASFTAGVPRWRKGSGEGWVTAEYAMLPRSTTTRSDRESVRGKIGGRTHEISRLIGRSLRAVVDVAALGENTIVLDCDVLQADGGTRTAAVTGAYVALADAVAWGVAQKQVDRRRTVLRDSVSAVSVGIVDGRPVLDLPYVEDVRAETDMNVVVTGSGSFVEVQGTAEHAPFDRAELDALLDLALVGTGELARVQAEVLALPVADGPVTVRGGSAAPGPVVPA from the coding sequence ATGACCACCGAGCCCACCACCTCGACGTCCGCCGTGCCCGCGACCCCGCGCGCCGACGGTCGCACCCCGGACGCGCTGCGGCCGATCGCGATCACCCGCCGCTACCTCGACGCCGGCGAGGGCAGCGTGCTCGTGGAGTTCGGCGGGACCAAGGTGCTGTGCGTCGCGTCGTTCACCGCCGGCGTCCCGCGCTGGCGCAAGGGGTCGGGCGAGGGCTGGGTCACCGCGGAGTACGCGATGCTGCCGCGCTCCACCACCACCCGGTCGGACCGGGAGTCGGTGCGCGGGAAGATCGGCGGCCGCACGCACGAGATCTCCCGCCTGATCGGCCGCTCGCTGCGCGCGGTCGTGGACGTCGCCGCGCTGGGCGAGAACACGATCGTGCTGGACTGCGACGTGCTGCAGGCCGACGGCGGCACGCGGACCGCGGCCGTGACCGGCGCCTACGTGGCGCTCGCGGACGCCGTGGCGTGGGGCGTCGCGCAGAAGCAGGTGGACCGCAGGCGCACCGTGCTGCGGGACTCCGTCTCCGCCGTGAGCGTCGGCATCGTGGACGGCCGCCCCGTGCTGGACCTGCCGTACGTCGAGGACGTCCGCGCCGAGACGGACATGAACGTCGTGGTCACGGGCTCGGGCTCGTTCGTCGAGGTGCAGGGCACGGCCGAGCACGCGCCGTTCGACCGGGCGGAGCTGGACGCGCTGCTCGACCTGGCGCTGGTCGGCACCGGTGAGCTCGCGCGCGTCCAGGCGGAGGTGCTGGCGCTGCCGGTGGCGGACGGCCCCGTCACGGTGCGCGGCGGCTCGGCGGCGCCGGGCCCGGTGGTGCCCGCGTGA
- the clpS gene encoding ATP-dependent Clp protease adapter ClpS: protein MSVEIAPEETAHAEGAVAEPWVTVVWNDPVNLMSYVTYVFRSYFGYPQAKAEKLMLEVHEQGRSAVSTGNREQMEVDVQAMHGFGLWATLQRGDA, encoded by the coding sequence GTGTCCGTGGAGATCGCACCCGAGGAGACCGCCCACGCCGAGGGCGCCGTCGCCGAGCCCTGGGTGACGGTCGTCTGGAACGACCCGGTCAACCTCATGTCGTACGTCACCTACGTGTTCCGCTCGTACTTCGGCTACCCGCAGGCGAAGGCGGAGAAGCTGATGCTCGAGGTGCACGAGCAGGGCCGGTCGGCAGTGTCCACCGGCAACCGCGAGCAGATGGAGGTCGATGTGCAGGCGATGCACGGGTTCGGGCTGTGGGCCACGCTCCAGCGGGGCGACGCGTAG
- a CDS encoding nicotinate phosphoribosyltransferase: MTSSTALLTDRYELTMLQAALADGTAERRCVFEVFTRRLPHGRRYGVLAGTGRVLEALADFRFGPEELGWLAREGVVDDTTLEYLADYRFTGTITGYAEGEMFFPHSPVLTVEGSFAEAVLLETVVLSVLNYDSAVASAASRMTSAAIGRPCLEMGARRAHEQAAVAAARAAAVAGFAGTSNLEAGRRYGIPTIGTAAHAFTLLHDDEEAAFAAQVASAGAGTTLLVDTYDVRRGVERAVAAAGPGLGAVRLDSGDLGVLAQEVRAQLDALGARDTRIVVTSDLDEYAIAALAVAPVDSYGVGTSLVTGSGAPTCGMVYKLVAREGADGRLAPVAKASTAKTSTGGRKTAARRLDGDGRAVAEVVISGGDDAVRAWAPDSDDLRGLVVPLVVDGAVQPGWTGADGVAAAAARHAASRDELPRGARRLSADEAALPTVTLTV; encoded by the coding sequence ATGACGTCGAGCACCGCCCTGCTGACCGACCGGTACGAGCTCACCATGCTGCAGGCCGCCCTCGCGGACGGGACGGCCGAGCGCCGCTGCGTCTTCGAGGTGTTCACGCGGCGCCTGCCGCACGGGCGGCGCTACGGCGTGCTCGCGGGCACCGGCCGCGTCCTCGAGGCGCTGGCGGACTTCCGCTTCGGGCCCGAGGAGCTCGGCTGGCTCGCGCGCGAGGGCGTCGTCGACGACACCACGCTGGAGTACCTCGCGGACTACCGGTTCACGGGGACGATCACGGGGTACGCGGAGGGGGAGATGTTCTTCCCGCACTCCCCCGTGCTGACCGTCGAGGGCAGCTTCGCCGAGGCGGTGCTGCTGGAGACCGTCGTGCTGTCCGTCCTCAACTACGACTCCGCCGTGGCGTCGGCCGCGTCCCGCATGACGAGCGCCGCGATCGGCCGGCCGTGCCTGGAGATGGGTGCCCGGCGCGCCCACGAGCAGGCCGCGGTCGCCGCCGCGCGAGCCGCCGCCGTCGCCGGGTTCGCCGGGACGTCGAACCTCGAGGCCGGCCGGCGCTACGGGATCCCCACGATCGGCACGGCCGCGCACGCCTTCACGCTGCTGCACGACGACGAGGAGGCCGCCTTCGCGGCACAGGTCGCCTCGGCCGGCGCCGGGACCACGCTGCTGGTCGACACCTACGACGTGCGACGCGGCGTCGAGCGGGCCGTCGCGGCCGCCGGCCCGGGGCTCGGGGCGGTGCGGCTCGACTCCGGGGACCTCGGCGTGCTCGCGCAGGAGGTGCGCGCCCAGCTCGACGCGCTCGGTGCCCGGGACACGCGCATCGTCGTCACGTCCGACCTCGACGAGTACGCGATCGCCGCGCTCGCTGTCGCACCGGTGGACTCTTACGGGGTCGGCACGTCGCTGGTCACCGGGTCCGGCGCGCCCACGTGCGGCATGGTCTACAAGCTCGTGGCCCGCGAGGGCGCCGACGGCCGGCTCGCCCCGGTGGCCAAGGCCTCGACCGCCAAGACGTCCACCGGGGGCCGCAAGACCGCGGCACGGCGGCTGGACGGCGACGGGCGGGCGGTCGCCGAGGTCGTGATCAGCGGCGGCGACGACGCGGTGCGGGCCTGGGCGCCGGACTCCGACGACCTGCGGGGCCTCGTCGTGCCGCTCGTCGTGGACGGCGCGGTGCAGCCGGGCTGGACG
- a CDS encoding DUF2017 family protein yields the protein MRAFRREGDDLVAEVDAGEREVLATVVADVAELLGDRPGGAGGRGGDVDGDPDPGGPSDALEELHLRLDPLPAPDDPAVHRLLPDASRDDPEVTAEFRRLTEDDLRARKLARLRALHDALVGGTTAGATPGTTDPAARGDGGPADRGPAPTGRHLAGTVVRVPRGRAAELAATLTDVRLVLGERLGVADEDASERLEQEVVHGDPAPDDHAAQARQYLGSVFLALGWWQETLMACLLADLPGAPEHDDDPGRD from the coding sequence GTGCGCGCGTTCCGGCGGGAGGGCGACGACCTGGTGGCGGAGGTCGACGCCGGGGAGCGCGAGGTGCTGGCGACGGTCGTGGCGGACGTGGCGGAGCTGCTGGGCGACCGCCCGGGCGGCGCGGGGGGCCGGGGCGGCGACGTCGACGGGGATCCCGACCCCGGCGGCCCCTCCGACGCGCTCGAGGAGCTGCACCTGCGCCTCGACCCGCTGCCCGCGCCGGACGACCCGGCCGTCCACCGGCTGCTGCCCGACGCGTCCCGCGACGACCCCGAGGTGACCGCGGAGTTCCGCCGGCTGACCGAGGACGACCTGCGGGCGCGCAAGCTCGCGCGGCTGCGCGCGCTGCACGACGCGCTCGTGGGCGGCACGACGGCCGGCGCGACCCCCGGCACGACCGACCCCGCCGCGCGCGGGGACGGCGGCCCGGCCGACCGCGGCCCGGCGCCCACGGGGCGGCACCTGGCGGGCACGGTCGTCCGGGTGCCGCGCGGGCGGGCCGCGGAGCTGGCGGCGACGCTCACCGACGTCCGGCTGGTGCTCGGGGAGCGGCTCGGGGTGGCCGACGAGGACGCGAGCGAGCGGCTCGAGCAGGAGGTCGTGCACGGCGACCCCGCCCCGGACGACCACGCGGCGCAGGCCCGGCAGTACCTCGGCTCCGTGTTCCTCGCGCTGGGCTGGTGGCAGGAGACGCTCATGGCGTGCCTGCTCGCGGACCTCCCGGGCGCCCCGGAGCACGACGACGACCCGGGGCGGGACTAG
- the murI gene encoding glutamate racemase, with protein sequence MNDAPIGIFDSGVGGLTNARAIIDQLPHESVLYIGDTLNTPYGPKPLAAVRAHALEVMDDLVDAGVKMLVIACNTASSAVLRDARERYTLRKGLPVVEVILPAARRAVAATRTGRIGVIGTKATIESRAYDDAFAVAPGVQLTTQACPRFVEFVEAGVTSGPELLSVASEYLQPVKDAGVDTLVLGCTHYPLLTGVISYVMGEDVTLVSSAEETAKDVYRTLVAHDLERDPAAGPPQHRFLATGDPDSFAHLARRFLGPEVQHVEARGALR encoded by the coding sequence GTGAACGACGCACCCATCGGGATCTTCGACTCGGGGGTGGGCGGTCTCACCAACGCGCGGGCGATCATCGACCAGCTCCCGCACGAGTCGGTGCTCTACATCGGCGACACCCTCAACACCCCGTACGGACCGAAGCCGCTCGCGGCGGTCCGCGCCCACGCCCTCGAGGTGATGGACGACCTGGTGGACGCGGGCGTGAAGATGCTCGTCATCGCGTGCAACACGGCGTCCTCCGCGGTGCTGCGCGACGCCCGCGAGCGGTACACGCTGCGCAAGGGCCTGCCGGTCGTCGAGGTGATCCTCCCGGCGGCGCGGCGCGCGGTCGCCGCGACCCGCACCGGCCGCATCGGCGTCATCGGCACCAAGGCGACGATCGAGTCGCGGGCCTACGACGACGCGTTCGCCGTCGCCCCGGGCGTGCAGCTCACGACGCAGGCGTGCCCGCGGTTCGTCGAGTTCGTCGAGGCGGGCGTGACCTCCGGTCCCGAGCTGCTGAGCGTGGCGAGCGAGTACCTGCAGCCCGTCAAGGACGCGGGCGTCGACACGCTGGTGCTGGGCTGCACGCACTACCCGCTGCTCACCGGCGTGATCTCGTACGTCATGGGCGAGGACGTCACGCTCGTGTCCTCGGCCGAGGAGACCGCGAAGGACGTCTACCGCACGCTCGTCGCGCACGACCTGGAGCGGGACCCGGCCGCGGGCCCGCCGCAGCACCGGTTCCTCGCCACCGGCGACCCGGACTCGTTCGCGCACCTCGCGCGGCGGTTCCTCGGCCCCGAGGTGCAGCACGTGGAGGCGCGCGGCGCCCTGCGCTGA